The Salinirubellus salinus genome segment GGAGGCGACACTGGAGTTCGTCGACGGCCCCGTCGTCGCGCTCCGTGCGAGCTTCTACGTCGACCACCGGAGCCGCGAGTTCTACGGGCTCGAACTCCACGGCGACGACGGCACGCTCTACCTCGAGGATACCGGGGCGCTGGCGGCCGACCGGGATGCTGTCACCGTCCGCGGTGGTGAGCGTGAACCGACCGTCGCGCCCCATCCGCAATCGCGGCGCGCGCGGCCACACGCGGCCGGGCCAGCCAGACTCGCCCGGTCGGTCGAGCGGGGCCGACCGAGCAGAGCGGGGGCCCGGCGTGCCGCCCACGTGGTCGCGGTCTGCGAGGCGATAGGGGCCGCCGCCACGGGTGACGGTGGCCCGGTCCCTGTCGAGGACGGCCTCGGTGGCGATCTCGGTCGTCGGGCATCCAACGGTCCGCCGCCGGTCCGTCCCCCAGCCACCGCGGCGAGTCACGAGGGCGGGTCCACGATACGGCTCCCCCCGATCGGATTCGGCTGCTCGCGCTACCGTGGCGACGGCGAGTACGTCGAGCCAGCGCTCGGGGCGGCACTCGACACGGGCTACCGGCTGTTCGACACCGCCGAACTGTACGGGAACGAGTGGCGACTCGGCGACCTCCTCGCCGGGGCTGGCGCCCCCGACCGCGAGTCGACATTCCTGCTCGGCAAGCCCTGGCGGACGAACCACGGCCCCGGGCACCTGCGCCAGGCCTGCGAGGGGTCGCTCGACGAACTCGGTGTCGACGCGTTCGATTGCTACGCGCTCCACTGGCCCGACGCGTGGGCCCACCGCGGCGAACTCCGCGAACTCTCCACGCTCCCCGTCACCGAGCAGGAACAGCTGACGTTTCCGACCGACGAGACGGGCGACCCGGTCCGGGCCGACCACTCGCTCCGCGAGACGTGGTCGCGACTGGAAGCGCTGTACGACGACGACCTCACGCGGACGCTCGGCGTGTGTAACGTGACGTGCCCGCAGTTGGCTCGACTGGTCGAGGAGGCGCGGGTCCCGCCAGCACTGGTCCAGGTCGAGCGCCACCCGTACCGCCCCCGCACCGACCTCGTCGAGTGGTGCCACGCACGAGGAATCCGCGTGGTGGCCCACTCGCCGCTCTCGGCCCCGGGGTTGCTGACCGACCCCGTCGTCGAATCGGTCGCCGACACTGCCGGCGTGACGCCCGCGCAAGCCGTGCTGGCGTGGAACGTCGCCCGCGGCGTGGTCCCTATCCCGTCGACGACGAGCGTCGACCACGCCGTCTCGAACCTGGCGGCCGCTCGCTGCCGACTCGACGACCGGGCGGTGAATCGGCTGGACGACCTCGAGACGCCGGGGGTCGAGCGATGACCGCGATGGAGGTCCCGGCCACGCTCGAGGGACGGTGGTGGCTGACAGGGGCCGTCGCACTCCTCTCGGCCACGCTCGTCGCCGTGGCGGCTGCGGACGCGCTATCGCCCGCTGCCGCCCTGCTGTGGCTCCTCGTCGCCTCGGTCCCGCTTGGCTACACGCTCTGGTTCCTCTGGCGGTCGCTGGCGCTCAACCATCCCCCCGAGTCGACGACCCCGACGGCTACGGTCCCCGACGGCGGCACGACGGTGTACCCGACACTCGGGCTGGCGAACGGCATCACTCTCGGCCGCGGGTGGCTCTACGCCGGCGTGGCCGGCTTCGTCCTCGTGACACCCCCCGTCGACAGCGTCTGGCGGTGGCTGCCCGCGCTCTGGTACGGCGGCGGCGCCGCGCTGGACTGGGTCGACGGGCTCGTCGCCCGCCGGTCCGACCGACAGACGGTACTCGGCGAGCGCCTCGACCTGGCGTTCGACACGATGGGGTTCCTGGTCGCGCCAGTCGTAGCAGTCGCGTGGGGGGCGCTCCCGGTCTGGTACCTCTCGGTGTCGGCGGCGCGCTACTGCTACCGGTTCGGCTGCTGGCTCCACGAACGGCGCGGCGGGACGGTCGGTGACCTCCCCGAGAGCCGCCTCAGACGGCCGCTCGCTGGCCTCCAGATGGCGGTCGTCGCCCTGGCGCTCCTCCCGGTCGTCCCGCCGCGTCTCGCGTGGCCCGCAGCGACGCTCGCGATGGCCCCCTCGCTGGCCGTCTTCGCCCGTGACTACCTCGTGGTCACCGGGCGGCTCGGCATGCCGAACGCTCAAGACTCGACGAACCAATCATGACACACGTGAATACCCCCCGCGACGGCGGCGTCAGACTCGCCGTCGTCCAGCTCGACGACTACGGCCCGTGGACGACCACGCCCGAGCCGCGACGAGAGACCGACCTCCAGGCCCTCCAGGCCCGGCTGTTCGCGACGGTCGCCGACTTCTTCGGCGACCGCGACGGCTACGCCTTCGCCGGCCGCTACGACAACATGCTCGGCGTAGCGAACCACATCGACCCCGAGGCGTTCACCCGGCTTCAAGAACGCGTCGCGAACCAGTACCCCGTGACGGTCAGCGTCGGCGTCGGCACGGCACCGACACCCGTGGCGGCGCTCGAAGCCGCTGGAGACGTGCTCCAGGCGGCGGGGAGCGCACAGGAGACGGACCGGCGCGAGGTCCTCGACCACCGTGTGGTCGACGGAGCCACCCCCGGGACGCTCACGGTCGCACACTTCGACGTGGTGGACGTGACCGGCGAACTGACAGACCGCGTCTCCCCCGACGTGGCCGAGCGGACCGTCCGCCGGACGATGCTGGCGCTCTCCGAACGGCTCGCCGAGGAGCACGCCGCAGTGACGCAGTTCGTCGGCGGGGACAACGCTATCGCCGTCTGCCCCGACGTCGGTCGACCGGCCCTCGAGTCCGTCCTCGAACACGTCCGGTCGGAGACGGGCGTCGAACTCCAGGTCGGCGTGGGACACGGTCCGAGTGCGCACGCCGCGGGGTTCGAGGCGAAACACGCGCTCGAGGCGTGTCGGGCGACCGGCAGCCGCATCGAAGGGCCCTGGGGGGTGGCCGACGACTGAGATGGCCCCGACAGAGACCCGTTCGCTCTACTTCGACGCGCCGGAGTCCGTCGAGATACGCACCGAACCCCTGGACGAACTCGGTGCAGACGAACTGTGCGTCGACACCATCGCCTCCGGCATCAGCCCGGGGTCCGAGCTACTCGTCTACCGGGGCGAGTTCCCGGACGGGATGGCCGTCGACAGCACCATCGACGCGCTCGACGGCGCCTTCGAGTATCCGCTCCGGTACGGCTACGCCGCCGTCGGCGAGGTGACACGCGTCGGGCGCGAGGTCGAGGAGGAGTGGCTCGGTCGGCAGGTGTTCGCGTTCGTCCCGCACGCCAGCCGGTTCCACACGACCCCCGACGCGGTGGTACCGGTGGACGACGCCGTCGACGCCACGGAGGCGACGCTGCTCCCGTCGGTCGAGACCGCGACCAACCTCGTCCTCGACGGCCGACCGCGCGTGGGTGAACGGGTCGTCGTCTTCGGGGCCGGACCGGTCGGCCTCTGTACGACGCACGTCCTCTCGCAGTTTCCGCTCGACCGACTCGTCGTCGTCGAGCCCATCGCGTCACGGCGCGAACTCGCCCGCGGGGTGGGAGCCGACCACGTCGTCGACCCCGAGACGGTCGCGTCGGTGCTCGACGACTGCGACGGGGACGGGGCCGACCTCGTCTACGAGCTCTCGGGCCAGCCGGCGACGCTCGACGCCGCCGTCGACGTCGCCGGCTACGACAGCCGTGTCCTCGTCGGGTCGTGGTACGGGACGAAGCGGGCCCCCATCGACCTCGGCGGGTCGTTCCACCGCGAGCGCATCAGCATCGAGTCGAGTCAGGTCAGCACCATCGACCCGTCGCTCCGTGGCCGGTGGGACCGGTCACGCCGGTTCGACACCGCGTTCGACCACCTCCGACGGCTCGACACCGACCTCGTCCTGACGGAGGCGGTCCCGTTCTCCCGGGCGGCCGAGGCGTACCGTCGACTCGATCGCCGTGCGGTCGAGGCCCCACACGTCGTCCTCACCTACCCATGACCGACACCTACCGCGCACGACAGCCCGACGAACCGTACCGGCTGATGGTCCGCCGGACGTTCATCGCACAGCACTTCCTCACGGTGCCCGACCCGGGGCCGGAGGGAGAGGTCCACAGCCACGAGTTCACCGCGGAGGTCGAGTTCGCGGCCCCCGAGCTCGGGGAGTACGGCTACGTGGTCGACATCGACGCGGTCGAGGCGGCACTCGACGAACTGGAGGGCCGCTACCGCGACAGCCTCCTGAACGACCTCCCGGAGTTCGGGGACGAGAACCCGAGCGTCGAGCGGTTCGCCCGCCTGTTCGGTGACCGACTGGCGGCCGCACTCGACGACCCCACGCCGACACGACTCCTCGTCAGGATGTGGGAGGACGACCTCGCGTGGGCGAGCCACGAGCGCGTGCTCACAACGGAATGAGCGACGCTCCCGACGGCCACGACCACGCTCGACCGCGCTACCTGACGGCCAAGCGGTCCGTCGACGAGCGGGCACGCGACCGGCGGGTGCTGTCGCGACTGGTCGAGACGCTCCCGGACCGGCCAAGGGTCGGCGAGGCCGGCTGTGGCACCGGGCTGTCGGTCCCGACGCTCCACGACTGGGGTATCCGGCCTGGCACCTACCACGGAGCCGATACCGACCCTCGCATCGTCGCGTTCGCCCGCTGGCTCGTGCCACGGGTGCTCCGACGACGGGAGCTGGACGTCACGGCGACGCCGACGGGCTGCCGGGTCGGGCGTTCGAGCGAGACCGACCTGGCCGTCGCCTTCGACGCCGACGACGCGCTGACGGCACTCCCGAGCGCCGCACCGGACGAGGGGTTCGACCTCGTCCTCGCACAGTCGTTCCTCGACCTCGTGCCGGTCGAACCAGCCCTCGAGGCGTTCGGCCGGGCCGTCGGCGGGGACGGCCTCGTCTACGCGCCACTGACGTTCGACGGCGAGACCATCTTCCTCCCCGAGCACCCTGCCGACGAGCGCGTCTCGGAGGCGTTCCACGCGGCCATCGACGCCACGCCCGGGCGCGACAGTCGAGCGGGTCGACACCTCCTCGACCGACTCCGCGAGCGTGGCGCACGGGTCGAGGCGGTCGCCGCGTCCGATTGGATCGTCGGGCCGTCGCCCGGCGGGGAGTATCCCGCCGACGAGCGGTACTTCCTCGCGTGCATCCTCGAGTTCGTCGCCGACGCTCTCGGGGGCGTCGAGGGGAGCGAGGAGTGGCTGGCGACCCGCCGACGCCAACTGCACGCGGGGGAACTGACGTACGTCGCCCACGGCTACGACCTCCTCTGGCGACCCGCCGAGGTGACCGACCGGTGATGGTCGTCACCCACGTCGCCGTGGCGCTGGCGTTCGCCGTTCCAGTCGCGCTGGCCGCCCCACAGTTCGCGACGCCAGCGGCGGTCGGTGCCATCGTGGGCGGGGTGTTCCCGGACCTCGACCTGCTCGTGGGTGAGCACCGGCGGACGCTCCACTTCCCGGTGTTCGGCCCCGTGCTCGCGGTTCCCGGCGTCGTACTCGCGTTCCTCGTTCCGACCCCGCTCACGGTGGCGCTCGCACTCGCACTCGTCGGGGGCGGTCTCCACAGCGCGAGCGACGTGCTGGGGGCGGGTGAGGAACTCAGACCGTGGGAGCGGACCAACACGAACGCGGTCTACGACCACGTCTCCGGCCGCTGGTGGCAGGCGCGCTACGTGTTCCCCTACGACGGCTCACCGCAGGACCTCGGGCTGGCGGTGGTCGCGGGCGTCCCGGTCTTGCTGGTGTACGACGGGCCGGTTCGGTGGGGGCTCGGTGCGGCCCTCGGTGTCGCGGTCGTGTACGCCGTGTTGCGACGTCGGCTGGTGCCGTACTTCGAACGGATCCTGTAGTGTGGCTTCACCGGACCGTCTCGGGCGCGAACCACAGCGTCCGCTCGCAGACATCGGCGGCAGTGCCCAGAGGGAGCGCCAGCGGAGGAGACCCACACGCCGCCCCACTGTTGTGCTCAGTCCGCCTCCGCTTCGCTCACCTTCTGTTGGAGGTGGTCGAGGACGTGCCCGTGCTCGTCCTGCGGGCTGAAGAGGACGAACTCGACGCCCTCGTCTTCCGTGAGTATCGTGTGGCCGGGCGGCCAGTAGACGGCCTCCCCCGCCTCGTTGACCTCTGTGGTCCCGTCCGTGTACCGGACGTGGACCGAGCCGTCCACGATGTATCCCCAGTGGGGACACTGACAGAGGTCGTCTTCGAGCCCCTCGAGCAGTCCCGTGACGTCGACGCCCGGCGACATGGTCCCCCGGACGGCGTCGAACGACTGTCCGTCCATCGCTCCGAACTCGGTCACGCGCTGTATCGTCGCATCCGGCGTCTCGACCTTCGCTGGCAGGTCGGCTGTCGGTCGGTGCATGACTCTCCGTCCACGGCGCCGAACATGATGTTTCGGAGGGAACATCGTTCACGGTGTGTTCGTCGGTCGGGGGCCGAACGTCGGCCGGACTCGGCGGCCCGCCACCCGTCTCCAACGGTCACGGCACGAGTTCTTCGAGGTCGTCGGGGTCCTCGGGCGTCACCGGTGTCGCGCGTTCGCGGCAGCGCTCGAACAGGTCGACCGCCCACTCGTAGACGGTCTCGTCGTCGGTCACGAGGCCACCCTTAGCCACCCCCTGCTCGTCGGTCAGGTTGATGCCCACGGTCTCGTCGACGATACCGACCGACATCGGGACCTCCTCTGAGACGGAGATGTGGACCGTCTCCTCCTCGAGCATCTCGCTGAACTGTCGCGCGGCGGTCGGGTGGTCGAGGGTGACCTCCAGGACGCTGGGGGTGAGTACCATCTCGAGACGCGTGTCCCCGTGGACCGTCATCTCCCAGTGGTTCTCGACGAGGACGGGCGCGACCGTGGTCGCGACGCCGCGGAGGTGGTCGCCGGAGCGGTGGAACTCGAGCACTCGTCTGACGAACGCCGTCGCGTCACTCCCGTCGAGGACGACGACCTCGGCGTCGCGGAGGCACCGGACGTCGAACGGCACCGGGTCGACCGGCAGCCACTGCAGGGGCTCACGGAGGCGTCGTTCGGTCTCGACCTGGTCGAGCAGGTGGTCGAACTCGTCGTAGATCCACTCTCCCAGCGGCGTCGCGTCGTACTCCTGTCCTACCCCCTCGACCCAGTGGCGCTCGCCGAGTTCCCGGAGGATGCGTGCGATAGTCACCCGTGAAGCGTCGACCAGTTCCCCGATCTCGTGTCGACTGCGCGGTGCCTCCACGAGCGTCTCGAACACCGCCACTCGGTTCTCGGAGTTCGCGAGGAACGCGATGTCGTCGAGTGCCGTGTCCATCCTCGACAGAGGCACACAGTAGGTCAAGAAACTACTGTCGGCGTGGGTACGCGTGAAGAGACTATCTCTCGAAGGTGCACACCGCCTGCGGCGACGTCACGCCGGCCCGTCGCCGGGGGCCGACGGACGGCTGCGAGCACGAAGCCACTGCCGTGTTCACCCCAGGTACGACGAAGACACCGTGACGGCCGTGCCCCCAGTAGGCAGAGCACACATCGAGCACGCTCCGACCACCACGGCCAAGGCGAGACCCGGCGAAGGGAGTTCCTGAAGGGTCCCCCGTCCGGCACTCGACCTGCTACAGTCTTATGACGGATGGGTCCGAAGCCGACGTCGTGTCCGAGACCGACGTCGAATCCGAGCACGTACAGATCCTCCGCGAATCCATCGAGAAGCACAACGACCCCGACCGTCGCGACGAGTACCTCGAAGACTACAGCGAGGACCTCGCGCTCCACGGGGCGGACGCCGACGGCCTCGAGGAGCTGGAGGCGTTCTACCAGACGGTCTGGCAGGCCATCCCCGACCTCGAGGTGACCATCGAGCGGGCCATCGCCGACGGCGACGAGGTGGCGGTGCGCTACTCGTGGAGCGGGACCCACGCCGCCACCGGCGAGGAGGTCTCGCTCGACAGCGGCCTCACCTGGTACCGGTTCGAGGACGGCGAGATCGCAGAGCGCTGGGTCGCCTCCGGCACCGGCGGCGCCATCCGCGACATCGTCGAGCCCTGAGTCGGCGCCGACGGCCCGCGCGACCCGTGAGGGGACCACCGCGACTACCCACTCGTTGCGTCGGTCGCCGCATCCAGTCGCCACGAGACACCGAGCGCGTCGACCAGTCTGCGGTGGTCTCGAACGTGGACGAGCGACAGCGACTCGTTCGCGTTCGCGTCGTCGCCATCGAGCTCTTCCGGGTCGGGGACCGTCAGTCGGAACGTCGGCGTGTCGTCGTCGTCCATCCCGCCCAGTCGAACCGTCTGCGTGTCGAAGACCCGGTCGACGGCGTCCGCGGTGACCTCGAGGTCGGTCACGGCGGTCCGTTCGAGCCGAGCCTGTGGTTCCTCGAGCAGCCGGTCGTAGACGACGAGCGTGCCGTCGTACCCCCGGTACTCGACGGTCCCGTACCGGAGGTACCGCGAGGCCGCCCGGACACCGGCGAACAGGGCGACGACGCCGACGAAGACGAGGCCGACGGTCGTCGCGCCGAACGCGAGGAAGAACGCGGCCGCGAGGTAGACGACGAGGACGGGACTGGTGAGCGTGTACGTGACACCACGGTAGAGCGCATCGAGCAGTGCTGCGCCTCGCGGTGGCCGGTCGCACACCACGGGGGCGCCCGGCGGCACCTCGACAGGGACCGGTTCCGGTTCGGTCTCGGCACTCCCGTAGAGCCGGTAGAACAGCCCCCGAGCGTCGGGATCGCGTGCCACCTGGAGCCGTCGGAGGTCGTAGAGGAACTTCCCGACGACGAGGACCGCGAGGACGACCTCGCCGCTCACCGCGGCCCCCTGGAGTGGGCCGGCGACGAACAGCAGCGCACCGACGGCGAACAGCCGTCTGAACGGCACGAGGACGACCGATCGCGGCGAGTGCTCTCGGTACCCACCGCGGGCGAAGTACTCGCGAGCCGTCTCGACGCCTTCGGCGAGGAACACGCCGGCACCACCGAGCAGCAGCTGCTCGACGACCGGGGTCGTGATCGTCGGGTCGGTGAACGCGAAGACGAGGAACGCCGTGCCGACCTCGAGGGGGGCGAGGAAACCCGCCGTCAGGAGCAACGTCGGGACGTTCCGGAGGTAGACGGGCGGGAGCGGCCCGGGGAGCGAGACCGACCCGCGTTTCGTCTGGAGTGGGCCGAGGAGCCGGTCGTCCCCGTCGATCATGTTCCGGGGGCGCTTGGCGGCGAAGGGGATCTTCACGACGGCCCAGCAGACGACCGCCGCGATCTCGAGGACGAACACCCCGAGGACGACCGCGATCGGCCAGCCCAGCAGGAGGACACCGACCGGGACGACCAGCCCCGGGAGGAGGGTGGTGAACGGCAGCGAGCGGAGGGGGGCGGGACGCGACACACTGGGCGTTCACGGTGCGGGGACAAACAGCCCTGCGGTCGCCGCCGGTCACGATTCGAACACGGCGAGGCCGAGCGCCACAACCACGACTTGCCCGAGCCGTGCTGGCCGACTACGACGCCATGGCCGAACTCGAACCGAGACGGCACGCTGGGTGTTCGACAGCCGCGCCACCGCTCACACGGTCGTCGACGCGCGCTACGACCCGCTCGTCGGCGAGCAGCGTATCGAGAAGACCGACAGCGAGAACACGCCGCCGAGTTCGTTCCGATTCGATACCCCCGGCTGGACGGAGACGTTCACCGTCGAGGGGTTGCTGAACCGAATGCAGGAGTGAGCGCGGCGCTCTCGACAGTTTCGACCCCGCAGCCGAGTCGAGAGCTACAGCGACCCAAACATGACAGCTCGGACAGGTTGTTTGGCCCATAGAATAGTACCGAATCTGTCACTATTGCCAGCCCCCGAAAAACTCGAGGTACACAACAGTATTTAGAAGCTTTGGGAGTATAAGATTCGAGTAGTTCCACCAGGATTCGAACCTGGGTCGTTGCCCCCAGAAGGCAACAGGATTGGCCGCTACCCCATGGAACTGATCCGACATGTTTGCCAGCCCGCCTGCCTGCTGACAATCCTACGTAGCCTGCACAACTTTATGAACGTTGCGGAGTCAGTTACCCGGTTGGCGCGTGTCCGCCGCTACGCCGGGCGATGTTCCTGTCGGTGGCAGTTGGCACAGAGGACGACGCAGCGATCGACCTCGGCACGGACCTGCTCGACGGGTTTGGAGTCGCTGATGAGCCTGCCGACGCCATCGCGCTTCGTCTCGGGGGCTGGGTGGTGGAACTGGAGACAGCAACCCTCTGTCTCGCCACACTCGCGACAGCCGCGTCGTTGCTTGTAGTGGGGCGTCCAGGCACGGAGATAGGTCTCTTTGGTGAGGTCGGTCTCGTCCGGCCGGATAATGCCGATGGCTGCGTCCGTCCGAACAGTTGGGCCTGCGCTGTCGAGACAGGCGGGCTTTGCGTGGTGGGCCGGCCAGTGGCAGTTGGCACACCGGACCTCGCAGTGTTGGAGTTCGGCGTGGATGTCGGCGGCGGAGTAGCCGTAGGTGGCGAGGTCGGTGACGGCACGTTCCGTGGGGCCGACGTGGTGGAAGTCGAGGCAGGCGGGGTCTGCCTCGCCGCAGGCGGTACACCCAAGGGAGGCCTTGTAGATGTCGAGCCAGTCACGGAGGCGGCGTCGGCGGTCGAGACTCCGCTGGGCGTTCTCCTCGTGGTGGCGGTAGTGCCAGCGCTGGTCGACCGACATGGCGACCCACTCGGCGTCCGAGACGTCGAGGTGGGCGGGCTTGGGACCGACACGGGAGCCACGGTCGGCGGTCGTCTGTAGTTCGGCCAGCTCTTTGGCGGCGTTCCAGCCGTCGCAGATGCGGATGATGGTGGCCGACGCAGGTGTCAGCCCGAGGTCCTCGTACTGGGCTTTGCTGGGGGACTCACCGAGGTGGTCGGCGGCTCGTCTGAGGGCGGCCGCGCACTCGGCGGGAGTGTAGCTGTAGCGCGCGGTCCGGGCCTGTGTGGTGGTCGTAGTCGATGCGTCGCTCTGGACGAACCCCGGCGAACCCCGCAGAAGGTGATAGAGATGGGCTGCTGGATACAGAGGGTGTATCGGTCGTCTCTCGTCCCTATTGACCTCCTCCCGCGCCTGAAGACGCGGGAATCCCACCACGGGATTTCAGGCCGAGCGTGGCCCTACGGTTTCAAGACGCATACGTTCCAAGCGTCTCTTGCTTGGTAGCATCGGCTTGGCTGTCTTGTGGGGCGGTCAAACGCCCCCCATCCTCAGCCGAGTCATCGTCGTTCTCGTGTTCTCTGAAACGACTCTCTCCGCTGAGGTAGCGGTCTGCGATGTTCACCGCCCCGTTCACGTCCGCTTGGTACTCACCCATCCAACACGCATCGTTCGTACACTTGAACGTCGCCTGTCGTGGGCGGTATCCTACCTCACCGCACGCATGACACTCTTTCGAGGTGTTGCGCGGGTTCACCGTTTCGACAGGGATGCCCTTCTCGACGGCTTTGTAGCGTATCTGCGCGTGAAGTTTGGCGAATCCCCATCCGTGGAGACGGCGGTTCATGTACTCGCCGTAGTCCATCGACTCCCGTATATACGTCAGGTCTTCCAGAACAAGAACGGGATTCTCGACGGACTCGGCGTACTCCACGACTTCGCGGGTGACGCGGTGGAACACGTCGTCTATCTGGTTCCACAGGTCGTCCCCAAAGGACTCCGCGATGCACTCACTTCCGCGTGTCTGGAGTCGCCGTGTAGCGGTGAAGTATGTCTTACGGAGCCGACGGACGGTTTTGCCCTCGTCGGCCCACAGTTCGGGAGCGGTCGGAGAACCGTGCCTGTCGCGGTGACACACCGTGACGAGTGACGCTTCTCCAATATCGACTCCGATGGGCGTCCGTTCTTCGGCGGACACCTCGGAACCATCCTCTACGTCGCGGGTCGTGGTGACGTGGAGATACCACGTCCCATCTCGCTCGAATAGCCGACTCTCCCCCATCGTGGCGTCTCCCGCGTTCAACGCTTCCAACCAGTCCCGCTGTTCGGGATTCGGTTGTGCTGGCATCCAGAGGTGGTAGTCCTCGTGGTGCGGGATTTTGACGTACCACTCGATTGCGTTCTCGGGCTTGTGGTCGAGCCGTAGCCCTTCGTTCGTGAAGCGAACAGGGTGGTCGTCGTGAAGTTCGCCCGCGTTGTATGTCGTCGTGAGTTGCGGGACGTACTGTTTGAGCGCATTCTTCGCGTACCCGCTCAGGTCGTAGTTGATCACTACGTCGTTCGCTTGGGTCTGCGTGGTGCATCGGGCGTTGAACGCATCGTGAAGGGCCTGTTGGTACGCCTCTCGCGTCTCTCGGAGTTTCCTCCGCTTGTGCGCGTTCGGCTCTACCAGTTTGAGTTCCAGCGTCTTCGTGAGTTCAGTCACGAATCGTCCTCCTCGTGCCTCTGAATGTAGTTCATGACCGTTTCGCTGGATACGTGTCCCGCCGTTCCTGCGTAGTACCCGCGCGCCCATCCGATTTTCTCTCCGTCGTCGTCGGCGTAGCGGTGGTTGTACTTCCGCGAGGAAATACCCTTGAACCAGTTGGCGAGGAGAGATGGGGCGTGCTTCGGCGGGCTACTAACAAACAGGTGGATGTGATCGGGCTGAACGGTCAGGTCGAGTATTTCAAGACCCTTGTCGTCGGCTATTTCGTGGAGGATGGTTCGCACACGGTCTGCGACCTCGTTGACGAGTACCGACTGTCGGTACTTCGGCAACCACACGAGATGGTAGTTGAGATTGTAGGTCGCGTGACGTGTGGTCTTCATCCGTGTTGCACACTATGGGGTAACGTATCTTAATAATGGCGGTGAGTCGGTGGGAAATCCAGCCGTAGCGTCGTTGTCAGAGATGTACGCTATTGTCCGCTTGACCCCCGCCTAAAGACGGGGGTATGCGCTCGTAACTCTATCAACGTCAACACAGCGAGCTTCGACCTGCCGTAGCCGCTCTCGTCGTACGCGAAACCCGACTTCGACAACCTGGACTTCGAGACCAGCAGTTACAACGGGATGAAGGCGTACTTGCGTTCGAAAACGGCAAACCTCATGTGGACCTATGAACTCGCCCGGCGTCTCGAGGGAACGGGTATCACCGTCAACGCGGTCAACCCCGGCGACGCAGACACCCAACTCCAGCAGGAGTCACTGTCCGCAGCACCGCTCCCGATGCGAGTAATAGGTATCGTCATGACACCGCTGATGAGGCTTCTCATGGACGTGTCCCCCGAGAGCGCGGCGTACTCGTCGGTCCACGCAGCCACGTCGAACGAACTCACTGGGATGACTGGTCTCTACCTCGATACGAAGGGAAAACCCGACTCGTCGTCGTCGATCTCACGAGACGAAGGCCTGGCAGCCGACCTCTGGGAGATTGCCGCGAACCGGGTTGGCGTCGACTTGTATGGTGAACCGAGCGAAACTATGACCGGGGACGTGGTCACATAATATCCATTCGTTCACTGACCCGAACTGACCGCTCGCGAGAACAGTAGGCACGCTGTACCCGACTCAGGAATCGACGATATCGATTCGATTTATCTCCTAGTCGAAGGTTGGGATTTTTTCGACCCACTCACAGA includes the following:
- a CDS encoding aldo/keto reductase; the encoded protein is MDCALVGAGSVAERYVTGVGESSLRVVAVCDLDRDRAETLATRVGDATVYTDLETMLGTESVPLVVNLTSHGAHAGVTRACLRADRHVFSEKPLALEAETAAELVRTAADRGLALGCAPENHLADAQRHAHTLATDGRLGTVRFASATANVGRVDEWHDRPESFLAVGPLFDGAVYPLSLLVAWFGRVDRVRRADALEVWSGDRPEAAAAPPHVEATLEFVDGPVVALRASFYVDHRSREFYGLELHGDDGTLYLEDTGALAADRDAVTVRGGEREPTVAPHPQSRRARPHAAGPARLARSVERGRPSRAGARRAAHVVAVCEAIGAAATGDGGPVPVEDGLGGDLGRRASNGPPPVRPPATAASHEGGSTIRLPPIGFGCSRYRGDGEYVEPALGAALDTGYRLFDTAELYGNEWRLGDLLAGAGAPDRESTFLLGKPWRTNHGPGHLRQACEGSLDELGVDAFDCYALHWPDAWAHRGELRELSTLPVTEQEQLTFPTDETGDPVRADHSLRETWSRLEALYDDDLTRTLGVCNVTCPQLARLVEEARVPPALVQVERHPYRPRTDLVEWCHARGIRVVAHSPLSAPGLLTDPVVESVADTAGVTPAQAVLAWNVARGVVPIPSTTSVDHAVSNLAAARCRLDDRAVNRLDDLETPGVER
- a CDS encoding CDP-alcohol phosphatidyltransferase family protein, whose protein sequence is MTAMEVPATLEGRWWLTGAVALLSATLVAVAAADALSPAAALLWLLVASVPLGYTLWFLWRSLALNHPPESTTPTATVPDGGTTVYPTLGLANGITLGRGWLYAGVAGFVLVTPPVDSVWRWLPALWYGGGAALDWVDGLVARRSDRQTVLGERLDLAFDTMGFLVAPVVAVAWGALPVWYLSVSAARYCYRFGCWLHERRGGTVGDLPESRLRRPLAGLQMAVVALALLPVVPPRLAWPAATLAMAPSLAVFARDYLVVTGRLGMPNAQDSTNQS
- a CDS encoding GTP cyclohydrolase IIa, coding for MNTPRDGGVRLAVVQLDDYGPWTTTPEPRRETDLQALQARLFATVADFFGDRDGYAFAGRYDNMLGVANHIDPEAFTRLQERVANQYPVTVSVGVGTAPTPVAALEAAGDVLQAAGSAQETDRREVLDHRVVDGATPGTLTVAHFDVVDVTGELTDRVSPDVAERTVRRTMLALSERLAEEHAAVTQFVGGDNAIAVCPDVGRPALESVLEHVRSETGVELQVGVGHGPSAHAAGFEAKHALEACRATGSRIEGPWGVADD
- a CDS encoding zinc-dependent alcohol dehydrogenase; this encodes MAPTETRSLYFDAPESVEIRTEPLDELGADELCVDTIASGISPGSELLVYRGEFPDGMAVDSTIDALDGAFEYPLRYGYAAVGEVTRVGREVEEEWLGRQVFAFVPHASRFHTTPDAVVPVDDAVDATEATLLPSVETATNLVLDGRPRVGERVVVFGAGPVGLCTTHVLSQFPLDRLVVVEPIASRRELARGVGADHVVDPETVASVLDDCDGDGADLVYELSGQPATLDAAVDVAGYDSRVLVGSWYGTKRAPIDLGGSFHRERISIESSQVSTIDPSLRGRWDRSRRFDTAFDHLRRLDTDLVLTEAVPFSRAAEAYRRLDRRAVEAPHVVLTYP
- a CDS encoding 6-pyruvoyl trahydropterin synthase family protein — protein: MTDTYRARQPDEPYRLMVRRTFIAQHFLTVPDPGPEGEVHSHEFTAEVEFAAPELGEYGYVVDIDAVEAALDELEGRYRDSLLNDLPEFGDENPSVERFARLFGDRLAAALDDPTPTRLLVRMWEDDLAWASHERVLTTE
- a CDS encoding class I SAM-dependent methyltransferase, with amino-acid sequence MSDAPDGHDHARPRYLTAKRSVDERARDRRVLSRLVETLPDRPRVGEAGCGTGLSVPTLHDWGIRPGTYHGADTDPRIVAFARWLVPRVLRRRELDVTATPTGCRVGRSSETDLAVAFDADDALTALPSAAPDEGFDLVLAQSFLDLVPVEPALEAFGRAVGGDGLVYAPLTFDGETIFLPEHPADERVSEAFHAAIDATPGRDSRAGRHLLDRLRERGARVEAVAASDWIVGPSPGGEYPADERYFLACILEFVADALGGVEGSEEWLATRRRQLHAGELTYVAHGYDLLWRPAEVTDR
- a CDS encoding metal-dependent hydrolase, whose protein sequence is MVVTHVAVALAFAVPVALAAPQFATPAAVGAIVGGVFPDLDLLVGEHRRTLHFPVFGPVLAVPGVVLAFLVPTPLTVALALALVGGGLHSASDVLGAGEELRPWERTNTNAVYDHVSGRWWQARYVFPYDGSPQDLGLAVVAGVPVLLVYDGPVRWGLGAALGVAVVYAVLRRRLVPYFERIL